From a single Planococcus shenhongbingii genomic region:
- a CDS encoding GntR family transcriptional regulator has protein sequence MPIPVNHAKPVRVTAKESAYEQLQQWIIDGTLQPDEKLVDTELAQALNLSRTPVREALQLLEVQGFVEMFPGKATRVTKVEKEDLKTLLPPLAALQALAAELAIPNLKEETIELLEDTNRRFAEAVEAKDHYSSLKIDEEFHRHIVTAAQNPYVYTLLDRLQAHVRRQFFHNSLILTRHSVEEHIHIINALKEKDSEKVSKLMKSNWIRTVEELSL, from the coding sequence ATGCCGATTCCAGTAAACCATGCGAAACCGGTTCGTGTTACCGCCAAAGAAAGTGCCTATGAACAATTACAACAATGGATTATTGATGGTACGTTGCAGCCTGATGAAAAATTAGTCGACACCGAACTCGCCCAAGCCCTTAACCTCAGCAGAACCCCTGTCAGAGAAGCTTTGCAGCTTCTAGAAGTACAAGGCTTTGTGGAGATGTTTCCCGGTAAGGCAACACGTGTAACGAAAGTGGAAAAAGAAGATCTTAAAACCCTCTTGCCTCCGCTCGCTGCACTCCAAGCTTTAGCCGCTGAACTTGCGATTCCAAATTTAAAAGAAGAGACAATTGAATTGCTTGAAGATACAAATCGGCGGTTTGCCGAAGCTGTTGAAGCGAAAGATCATTATTCTTCTTTGAAAATTGATGAGGAATTCCATCGGCATATCGTAACAGCGGCTCAAAACCCTTATGTTTATACGCTTTTGGATCGCCTTCAAGCTCATGTAAGAAGACAATTTTTCCATAACTCGCTTATTCTGACTCGCCATTCGGTTGAAGAACATATTCATATTATTAATGCTCTTAAAGAAAAAGATAGTGAAAAAGTCTCAAAACTCATGAAATCCAATTGGATTCGGACTGTTGAAGAATTGTCCCTGTAG
- the brnQ gene encoding branched-chain amino acid transport system II carrier protein has protein sequence MDTKLSFSAYAVVGMMLFALFFGAGNLIFPAQLGQYAGSEVWIAVAGFLTTGVGLPLLGILAIGYSKSSDLQDLSSRVHPIFGLIFTSLLYLTIGPFFALPRTGAVSYEVGIAPFIGQEYMTIGLLIFSAVFFGLSLWLSLNPSKMVDSIGKFLSPAILVTLGALLIVAIFNPMGSPEAPQEAYAGNAFLKGFTEGYNTMDALASLVFGIIVIATVRKLGVTSSKGILAATLKSGIVAAALLAVVYTGIAYLGATSTSTLGLLDTGGPVLSGASSHYFGTFGTLLLAVIITLACLTTAIGLIVANAEFFHKLTPKISYKTYVVIFSVFSFVVANAGLANIITYSIPVLMFLYPLAIVLIILAFTSPLFKHDRLVYVSAITVTFFIAVIDGLKTLTGSLGVANPSWLQAIVDFYAASLPLYADGLGWLLPAVIVIAVTGLIARNRKGVNVQAAQNEG, from the coding sequence TTTTTGGAGCAGGAAACCTGATTTTCCCAGCTCAGCTGGGCCAGTACGCCGGTTCGGAAGTATGGATCGCCGTCGCAGGATTTTTAACCACTGGCGTTGGTTTGCCGCTGCTTGGTATTTTAGCGATCGGCTATTCGAAAAGCAGTGACCTTCAAGATCTTTCCAGCCGTGTTCATCCGATTTTTGGATTGATTTTCACTTCATTGCTGTATTTGACAATCGGGCCATTCTTCGCATTGCCAAGAACTGGCGCAGTTTCTTATGAAGTCGGGATTGCACCTTTCATTGGCCAAGAATACATGACAATCGGTCTTCTTATTTTTTCAGCTGTATTTTTCGGACTTTCGCTTTGGCTTTCCTTGAACCCGTCAAAAATGGTTGATAGCATCGGAAAATTTTTATCACCAGCTATTTTAGTGACATTAGGGGCATTATTGATTGTTGCTATTTTCAATCCGATGGGCTCACCGGAAGCACCACAAGAAGCATATGCAGGAAATGCCTTTTTGAAAGGCTTCACAGAAGGCTACAACACCATGGATGCTTTGGCGTCATTAGTGTTCGGAATCATTGTCATTGCGACAGTCCGTAAGCTTGGAGTCACTTCATCCAAAGGAATTTTAGCGGCTACATTGAAAAGCGGTATCGTAGCAGCTGCATTATTGGCAGTAGTTTATACGGGAATTGCTTACTTGGGAGCGACAAGCACAAGTACGCTTGGCCTATTAGATACAGGTGGTCCAGTACTTAGCGGAGCATCCTCTCATTACTTCGGCACGTTCGGCACATTGCTGCTGGCAGTTATCATCACGCTGGCATGTTTAACAACTGCTATCGGGTTGATTGTAGCCAATGCGGAGTTCTTCCATAAGCTGACGCCTAAAATCAGCTACAAAACATATGTCGTTATTTTCTCAGTATTCTCGTTTGTCGTAGCAAATGCAGGGCTGGCAAATATCATTACTTATTCAATTCCGGTATTGATGTTCCTATACCCACTTGCAATTGTTTTGATCATATTAGCTTTCACATCACCACTATTCAAACATGATCGCCTTGTTTATGTTTCGGCTATCACTGTGACGTTCTTTATCGCTGTTATCGACGGCTTAAAAACATTGACTGGCTCACTAGGTGTAGCAAATCCAAGCTGGTTGCAGGCGATTGTTGACTTTTATGCCGCATCGTTGCCTTTATACGCAGACGGTCTTGGCTGGTTGTTGCCGGCAGTGATTGTAATTGCAGTTACAGGGTTGATTGCCCGCAATAGAAAAGGTGTCAATGTTCAAGCGGCTCAAAACGAAGGCTGA